From the Motacilla alba alba isolate MOTALB_02 chromosome Z, Motacilla_alba_V1.0_pri, whole genome shotgun sequence genome, one window contains:
- the LOC119695268 gene encoding uncharacterized protein LOC119695268 isoform X7 gives MVSVSLLQLLDDAIGTPEVNVNLEALRKLLKVILEHLSLLGLQDVSPQEGAQEAAPAPGQSHPAGSRHGPQEEVGWTGAEAWAWDTGQPSQPPGVDELQGTRRGSSVSSGAADMGQMEKTEAKESGISKATALSEEPHREMAGIKAMQFNMGKEIQRIKEALGQTTDLCKDLCKEINELKATQSRMGEHLRMIQEALGQGNLQDAAGQPLVLHDQPAPDKPHTFDTDKLERSPGTQSTTPGMQTGTPSAQSGTTGTQLGFQAGLPAMESILRDLSELQGQMSSLQNLARDLQDEKEKLNELKAMMGTGRQQQGESRSDNKLVRKLLHRCERLQQQVDSLVPQQLQRSLPEKTQDEELLKSIQATVVRVEGDCEQLGYVTGSLRDDHRQHQKDIEALFRSLEGLEKKADKEDLLLLKVDKAALGSKVSCAHFDESMERLEERMRELLRQVLGQEQRWQEAQQRFSDALDSKLDRLELGPFQKQLEDTWAKNIKDLKEELTVEIDDAAGIKQQLLVPYKCLSCDRQLNMQVPGPHIDTLPLFPPLPCSHTAHPSTITTEEQAQQHSHRKLVNSKFLKSQSCKGQDTSSAPIKDVLSLSKKPGMTELLGTEDYVDQGQEHRPEVAKRAQNKLGMACHYTSAGGREHQLFAGDG, from the exons atgGTCTCAGTCAGCCTGTTACAGCTGCTGGATGACGCCATCGGGACGCCCGAAGTCAATGTCAACTTGGAGGCGCTCCGCAAACTGCTGAAGGTCATATTGGAACACCTGAGCCTGCTGGGTCTGCAGGACGTGAGCCCCCAGGAGGGGGCCCAGGAAGCCGCGCCCGCCCCGGGGCAGAGCCATCCCGCGGGATCACGCCACGGCCCGCAGGAGGAGGTAGGCTGGACCGGTGCCGAGGCTTGGGCATGGGACACAGGGCAGCCCTCCCAGCCGCCGGGGGTGGATGAGCTTCAGGGGACCAGGAGGGGCTCTTCTGTCTCTTCGGGGGCTGCCGACATGGGACAGATGGAGAAGACTGAAGCCAAAGAGAGTGGCATCTCCAAG GCCACTGCTCTCTCCGAGGAGCCCCACAGGGAGATGGCTGGGATTAAGGCCATGCAGTTCAACATGGGAAAGGAAATTCAGAGGATCAAGGAGGCACTTGGCCAG ACCACAGATCTCTGCAAGGATCTCTGTAAGGAGATTAATGAGTTGAAGGCCACACAGTCCCGCATGGGTGAACACCTCCGGATGATCCAGGAAGCACTTGGCCAG GGGAACctccaggatgctgctggccaGCCACTGGTTCTCCAtgaccagcctgcccctgacaAACCCCACACTTTTGACACGGACAAGCTGGAGCGGAGCCCTGGTACCCAGAGCACCACCCCTGGGATGCAGACAGGGACCCCCAGTGCCCAGAGTGGCACCACTGGGACACAACTTGGTTTCCAAGCAGGTCTTCCAGCTATGGAGAGCATCCTTAGAGATCTATCTGAGCTCCAGGGCCAGATGTCCTCCCTGCAGAACCTGGCCAGAGACCTGCAGGATGAGAAGGAGAAG ctgaatgAGTTGAAGGCAATGATGGGgactgggaggcagcagcagggcgAGTCACGCTCGGACAATAAGCTTGTGAGGAAGCTCCTACACCGCTGTGaaaggctccagcagcaggtggaCTCCCTGGTGCCACAGCAGTTGCAGAGGTCACTGCCAGAGAAGACTCAG gatgaggagcTGCTAAAGAGCATCCAGGCCACTGTTGTGCGGGTGGAAGGGGACTGTGAGCAGCTCGGCTATGTCACAGGGAGCCTCCGGGATGACCATCGCCAGCATCAGAAAGATATCGAG GCTCTGTTCCGGTCCCTGGAGGGTCTTGAGAAGAAAGCAGACAAGgaggacctgctgctgctg AAAGTGGACaaagctgccctgggcagcaaaGTCAGTTGCGCCCATTTTGATGAAAGCATGGAGCGTCTGGAGGAGAGGATGCGGGAGTTGCTGAGACAAGTGTTAGGTCAGGAGCAGCGCTGGCAGGAGGCCCAGCAGCGGTTCAGTGATGCCCTGGACTCCAAG CTGGATCGCCTGGAGCTTGGGCCTTTCCAGAAGCAGCTAGAGGATACCTGGGCAAAGAACATTAAGGATCTCAAGGAGGAGTTGACGGTAGAGATTGACGATGCTGCTGGAATTAAGCA gcagctgctggttcCTTACAAGTGCCTGTCCTGCGACCGGCAACTCAACATGCAAGTGCCTGGCCC gcacaTTGACACATTGCCGCTCTTTCCACcgctgccctgcagccacactGCACACCCCTCTACCATCACCACAGAGGAGCAAGCACAACAGCACAGTCACAG GAAGCTGGTCAATAGCAAGTTCCTCAAGTCACAGAGCTGCAAGGGTCAGGACACATCCAGTGCACCGATCAAGGATGTCCTATCCCTCTCCAAAAAG cctggcatgactgagctgctgggaacagAGGATTACGTGGATCAGGGCCAGGAGCACAGGCCTGAGGTGGCAAAGAGGGCACAGAATAAGCTGGGTATGGCCTGTCATTACACCAGTGCTGGGGGGAGAGAGCACCAGCTGTTTGCTGGTGATGGGTGA
- the LOC119695268 gene encoding glutamine-rich protein 2-like isoform X1: MVSVSLLQLLDDAIGTPEVNVNLEALRKLLKVILEHLSLLGLQDVSPQEGAQEAAPAPGQSHPAGSRHGPQEEVGWTGAEAWAWDTGQPSQPPGVDELQGTRRGSSVSSGAADMGQMEKTEAKESGISKATALSEEPHREMAGIKAMQFNMGKEIQRIKEALGQTTDLCKDLCKEINELKATQSRMGEHLRMIQEALGQGNLQDAAGQPLVLHDQPAPDKPHTFDTDKLERSPGTQSTTPGMQTGTPSAQSGTTGTQLGFQAGLPAMESILRDLSELQGQMSSLQNLARDLQDEKEKIRQLQDALGKLGVTVAECEVDGTNEIPLQLEPALQEIKQEQKDLRKEQNITKATLKQVVTIDQLQEQLNELKAMMGTGRQQQGESRSDNKLVRKLLHRCERLQQQVDSLVPQQLQRSLPEKTQDEELLKSIQATVVRVEGDCEQLGYVTGSLRDDHRQHQKDIEALFRSLEGLEKKADKEDLLLLKVDKAALGSKVSCAHFDESMERLEERMRELLRQVLGQEQRWQEAQQRFSDALDSKLDRLELGPFQKQLEDTWAKNIKDLKEELTVEIDDAAGIKQQLLVPYKCLSCDRQLNMQVPGPHIDTLPLFPPLPCSHTAHPSTITTEEQAQQHSHRKLVNSKFLKSQSCKGQDTSSAPIKDVLSLSKKPGMTELLGTEDYVDQGQEHRPEVAKRAQNKLGMACHYTSAGGREHQLFAGDG, translated from the exons atgGTCTCAGTCAGCCTGTTACAGCTGCTGGATGACGCCATCGGGACGCCCGAAGTCAATGTCAACTTGGAGGCGCTCCGCAAACTGCTGAAGGTCATATTGGAACACCTGAGCCTGCTGGGTCTGCAGGACGTGAGCCCCCAGGAGGGGGCCCAGGAAGCCGCGCCCGCCCCGGGGCAGAGCCATCCCGCGGGATCACGCCACGGCCCGCAGGAGGAGGTAGGCTGGACCGGTGCCGAGGCTTGGGCATGGGACACAGGGCAGCCCTCCCAGCCGCCGGGGGTGGATGAGCTTCAGGGGACCAGGAGGGGCTCTTCTGTCTCTTCGGGGGCTGCCGACATGGGACAGATGGAGAAGACTGAAGCCAAAGAGAGTGGCATCTCCAAG GCCACTGCTCTCTCCGAGGAGCCCCACAGGGAGATGGCTGGGATTAAGGCCATGCAGTTCAACATGGGAAAGGAAATTCAGAGGATCAAGGAGGCACTTGGCCAG ACCACAGATCTCTGCAAGGATCTCTGTAAGGAGATTAATGAGTTGAAGGCCACACAGTCCCGCATGGGTGAACACCTCCGGATGATCCAGGAAGCACTTGGCCAG GGGAACctccaggatgctgctggccaGCCACTGGTTCTCCAtgaccagcctgcccctgacaAACCCCACACTTTTGACACGGACAAGCTGGAGCGGAGCCCTGGTACCCAGAGCACCACCCCTGGGATGCAGACAGGGACCCCCAGTGCCCAGAGTGGCACCACTGGGACACAACTTGGTTTCCAAGCAGGTCTTCCAGCTATGGAGAGCATCCTTAGAGATCTATCTGAGCTCCAGGGCCAGATGTCCTCCCTGCAGAACCTGGCCAGAGACCTGCAGGATGAGAAGGAGAAG ATCAGACAGCTGCAGGATGCCCTTGGAAAGCTGGGTGTGACTGTAGCCGAGTGCGAAGTGGATGGCACCAATGAAATCCCCCTACAGCTGGA GCCTGCACTGCAGGAGATtaagcaggagcagaaggatCTGAGAAAGGAGCAGAATATTACCAAGGCCACACTGAAGCAGGTGGTTACAATTGACCAGCTTCAGGAGCAG ctgaatgAGTTGAAGGCAATGATGGGgactgggaggcagcagcagggcgAGTCACGCTCGGACAATAAGCTTGTGAGGAAGCTCCTACACCGCTGTGaaaggctccagcagcaggtggaCTCCCTGGTGCCACAGCAGTTGCAGAGGTCACTGCCAGAGAAGACTCAG gatgaggagcTGCTAAAGAGCATCCAGGCCACTGTTGTGCGGGTGGAAGGGGACTGTGAGCAGCTCGGCTATGTCACAGGGAGCCTCCGGGATGACCATCGCCAGCATCAGAAAGATATCGAG GCTCTGTTCCGGTCCCTGGAGGGTCTTGAGAAGAAAGCAGACAAGgaggacctgctgctgctg AAAGTGGACaaagctgccctgggcagcaaaGTCAGTTGCGCCCATTTTGATGAAAGCATGGAGCGTCTGGAGGAGAGGATGCGGGAGTTGCTGAGACAAGTGTTAGGTCAGGAGCAGCGCTGGCAGGAGGCCCAGCAGCGGTTCAGTGATGCCCTGGACTCCAAG CTGGATCGCCTGGAGCTTGGGCCTTTCCAGAAGCAGCTAGAGGATACCTGGGCAAAGAACATTAAGGATCTCAAGGAGGAGTTGACGGTAGAGATTGACGATGCTGCTGGAATTAAGCA gcagctgctggttcCTTACAAGTGCCTGTCCTGCGACCGGCAACTCAACATGCAAGTGCCTGGCCC gcacaTTGACACATTGCCGCTCTTTCCACcgctgccctgcagccacactGCACACCCCTCTACCATCACCACAGAGGAGCAAGCACAACAGCACAGTCACAG GAAGCTGGTCAATAGCAAGTTCCTCAAGTCACAGAGCTGCAAGGGTCAGGACACATCCAGTGCACCGATCAAGGATGTCCTATCCCTCTCCAAAAAG cctggcatgactgagctgctgggaacagAGGATTACGTGGATCAGGGCCAGGAGCACAGGCCTGAGGTGGCAAAGAGGGCACAGAATAAGCTGGGTATGGCCTGTCATTACACCAGTGCTGGGGGGAGAGAGCACCAGCTGTTTGCTGGTGATGGGTGA